Proteins encoded in a region of the Panicum hallii strain FIL2 chromosome 3, PHallii_v3.1, whole genome shotgun sequence genome:
- the LOC112887081 gene encoding NRR repressor homolog 1-like has translation MGEAAGEEAKKALRIAATDGDGASTRVSVAPAEQQCPPPLLPAAAAGVAGGGSVSVQRCGEDDDGDGDGEKVERFYALIANIRALRGLCSAGESGGGSAAGRGRKREREAEAPWRPAFRMEDFEEEVSQVTANARSAVKNRGATGGGGARLPAAARARAAAADHEEDEHEHEVAEARGKKLRRRVAAQG, from the coding sequence ATGGGCGAGGCAGCTGGAGAGGAGGCGAAGAAGGCTCTGCGAATCGCCGCcaccgacggcgacggcgcgtcGACCCGGGTGTCCGTGGCGCCGGCGGAGCAGCAGTGCCCGCCGCCATTATTGCCGGCTGCGGCTGCtggcgtcgccggcggcggctctgTTTCGGTGCAGAGATgcggcgaggacgacgacggcgatggcgacggcgagAAGGTGGAGAGGTTCTACGCGCTGATCGCCAACATCCGGGCACTGAGGGGCCTGTGCAGCGCcggggagagcggcggcggatcGGCCGCCGGCCGGGGGAGGAAGCGGGAGCGGGAGGCGGAGGCGCCGTGGAGGCCGGCGTTCCGGATGGAGGACTTCGAGGAGGAGGTCAGTCAGGTCACGGCCAACGCGCGGAGCGCCGTGAAGAATCGGGGAGccactggcggcggcggcgcgaggctgCCGGCCGCGGCCAGAGcgagagccgccgccgccgaccacgAGGAAGACGAGCACGAGCACGAGGTCGCGGAAGCGCGCGGAAAGAAGCTCCGTCGCCGCGTCGCAGCGCAGGGGTGA